One window from the genome of Nitrospira sp. encodes:
- a CDS encoding radical SAM protein translates to MSDTRPLPIIPYGTFSQHVHDQAATRHRVIKAQLELTYRCNLHCRHCYTDPYNDSAYFPRELTLTEIQRLLGEMRNTGIIWLNLTGGDIFMRPDFFDIYEAAIGHGFLLQLYTNGTLFTRAIIERLQAHPPFSIDISCHSVDESQFDWFTQVPGSYRAFLRGIALLQASGLPFSLKTKLMNWNAGEMDQLRRFTESNGQTFGYTTSLSPRLNGDGSSLDYRIAPDAIHRLRSNRDVTHETENCPTHDPLSPPAHERLFRCGCGTDTIHINAWGELSTCTFQYETRLSLRTHTVREAIEQTFAAIPGLTYQTDSACRTCTLHTFCDKQPTQARWETGHPESPIPYDCDVAFARAESTHQQPLIHPLHGHPRPATATTGVSS, encoded by the coding sequence ATGTCTGATACCCGCCCGTTGCCCATAATCCCCTACGGGACGTTTAGCCAGCATGTTCACGACCAAGCCGCCACCCGTCACCGGGTCATCAAAGCGCAACTCGAACTCACCTATCGCTGCAATCTCCACTGCCGGCATTGCTACACCGATCCGTATAACGACAGTGCCTACTTTCCGCGCGAGCTCACGTTGACCGAGATTCAACGGCTCCTCGGTGAGATGCGAAACACCGGAATCATCTGGCTGAACCTGACCGGCGGCGATATTTTCATGCGGCCGGACTTTTTCGACATTTACGAAGCTGCAATCGGTCACGGCTTCCTACTGCAGCTCTACACGAACGGCACGCTCTTCACCCGCGCGATCATCGAACGCTTGCAGGCGCACCCGCCCTTTTCCATCGACATTTCCTGCCACTCGGTCGACGAATCGCAGTTCGACTGGTTCACACAGGTGCCGGGCTCGTATCGCGCCTTTCTCCGTGGAATCGCTCTACTGCAGGCCAGCGGCCTGCCCTTTTCCCTCAAAACCAAATTGATGAACTGGAATGCAGGCGAGATGGACCAACTGCGCCGGTTCACCGAATCGAATGGTCAGACCTTCGGCTATACCACGTCCCTCTCCCCCCGCCTGAACGGAGACGGCTCATCTCTCGACTATCGCATCGCTCCCGATGCCATCCACCGACTCCGCTCGAATCGGGATGTGACCCACGAGACTGAGAATTGCCCTACACACGATCCCCTCTCTCCTCCCGCACACGAGCGCCTGTTTCGCTGCGGTTGCGGCACCGACACAATTCACATCAACGCCTGGGGCGAGCTCAGCACCTGCACGTTCCAATATGAAACACGCCTGTCGTTGCGCACTCACACCGTGCGCGAAGCGATCGAACAGACCTTTGCGGCAATACCCGGTCTGACCTACCAGACGGATTCCGCCTGCCGGACCTGTACCCTGCATACGTTCTGCGACAAGCAGCCGACGCAAGCCCGATGGGAAACCGGCCATCCGGAATCCCCGATTCCCTATGACTGTGACGTCGCCTTCGCCCGCGCCGAGTCGACCCACCAACAGCCATTGATTCATCCCCTGCATGGGCACCCCCGTCCTGCGACAGCCACAACAGGAGTCTCGTCATGA
- a CDS encoding radical SAM protein codes for MRHLDAQMFLDSISARSGQDRRPDSATFELTYGCNLRCVHCYNPTHRALPQELTTAEVCTILTQMAELGVLTVSLSGGEPSLRPDIEPILRHARQAGLLIWLLTNATRMTPAFASLLTEVPIAHAFVSIYGATMTTYESMTGVGGSFAHFLHGLDTLKACPFPVTVRMPVTTVNWTEVDACQALVESRGFKFQYSLDIHPRTDGDAAPLSYRLSPDRKTELDLRKLGKASPDVVPDACAANEPFISCACGRSRFAVTPYGEMNLCVAFPTPQYNLRTGTLREGWAILKETVDRAQPNTRYACPTCDVNRFCRQGRSDAWLETGDMSACLPHFKEWATLEHHTHALLDPRRSR; via the coding sequence ATGCGACACCTCGACGCCCAGATGTTTCTCGACTCCATCTCAGCCCGCTCCGGGCAAGACCGCCGTCCGGACAGCGCCACTTTCGAGCTGACCTATGGCTGCAATCTTCGCTGTGTCCATTGTTACAATCCCACCCATCGCGCCTTGCCTCAGGAACTGACGACCGCCGAGGTCTGCACCATCCTCACTCAGATGGCCGAGCTTGGCGTGCTCACCGTCAGCCTTAGCGGAGGCGAACCGTCGCTACGGCCCGACATCGAACCGATCCTTCGCCACGCGCGCCAGGCCGGTCTGCTGATCTGGTTGTTGACGAACGCCACCCGCATGACTCCGGCGTTTGCGTCGCTCCTCACAGAGGTGCCCATCGCCCATGCGTTCGTATCCATCTACGGCGCAACGATGACCACCTATGAATCAATGACCGGAGTGGGCGGCTCTTTCGCCCATTTTCTTCACGGGCTCGATACGCTGAAAGCCTGTCCGTTCCCGGTAACCGTCCGGATGCCCGTGACCACGGTCAATTGGACGGAAGTCGATGCCTGCCAGGCTCTCGTGGAATCCCGAGGATTCAAGTTTCAATACAGCCTCGACATCCACCCCCGAACCGATGGCGACGCCGCGCCGCTGTCCTATCGGCTGTCTCCTGATCGGAAAACTGAACTCGACCTTCGGAAACTGGGGAAAGCGTCTCCGGATGTAGTTCCTGACGCCTGCGCCGCCAATGAACCCTTCATTTCCTGCGCCTGCGGCCGCAGTCGCTTTGCCGTGACGCCCTACGGCGAGATGAATCTCTGCGTGGCCTTTCCGACACCCCAATATAATTTGCGAACCGGCACCCTGCGCGAAGGATGGGCCATCCTCAAAGAGACCGTCGACCGGGCGCAGCCCAATACCCGGTACGCATGTCCGACGTGCGACGTCAACCGATTCTGCCGCCAAGGCCGCAGCGATGCCTGGCTGGAGACCGGCGATATGAGTGCCTGTCTTCCGCACTTCAAGGAGTGGGCCACACTGGAGCATCATACCCATGCCCTCCTCGACCCTCGACGATCTCGCTGA
- a CDS encoding nucleotidyltransferase family protein produces MPSSTLDDLADAYSRVSAGNAALLEQFHAFATLLEQAHIPFLVLKGLDVLVRCYGIRGTRPLSDVDLLVHETDLASIDKILTAAGYSKQIDGNPCYASPGNGLAFDIVTTLWYLDDQSLGELWATARPHTLHRRRVSLLAADDLLIHLIAYAVIHRGAFTPAWDQDMRLLLSRESIDWAAVTRKARQYSLSIPLLYGLTYLRHRMPTLPILDSFLQSLAPGGGSDRVLYWLLQRLVTTQPIPELGHFLIWLTRPAGSKWHDLRQTFFPPKTFLGYRYGAAAMRSPLITRCRRLISLTWALLTLATTIVRRLLQSPMRSPV; encoded by the coding sequence ATGCCCTCCTCGACCCTCGACGATCTCGCTGACGCCTACTCCCGCGTGAGCGCCGGCAATGCCGCTCTGCTCGAACAGTTCCATGCCTTCGCCACGCTCCTGGAACAAGCCCACATTCCCTTTCTGGTCCTCAAAGGGCTGGATGTCCTGGTCAGGTGTTACGGAATCCGTGGGACGCGGCCACTGTCAGACGTCGATCTGCTCGTCCATGAGACGGATCTTGCGTCGATTGATAAGATCCTGACAGCGGCAGGCTATAGCAAACAGATCGATGGAAATCCCTGCTATGCGTCTCCAGGGAATGGACTCGCCTTCGATATCGTCACCACGCTCTGGTACCTCGACGACCAGAGCTTGGGCGAGTTGTGGGCCACCGCCAGACCGCATACCCTCCACCGGCGAAGAGTCTCTCTCCTCGCCGCCGATGATCTCCTGATTCATCTGATCGCCTATGCGGTCATTCATCGCGGTGCGTTCACCCCGGCATGGGACCAGGACATGCGCTTGCTGCTCTCACGCGAATCAATCGATTGGGCGGCCGTCACCCGTAAGGCCAGACAGTACTCGCTCTCGATCCCTTTGCTCTATGGGCTCACGTACCTTCGTCACCGCATGCCGACGCTTCCCATTCTGGATTCTTTTCTCCAATCCCTGGCCCCAGGCGGAGGCTCTGACAGAGTCCTCTATTGGCTACTCCAGCGTCTGGTTACCACACAGCCCATCCCCGAACTCGGTCATTTCCTGATCTGGCTGACCAGGCCGGCGGGAAGCAAATGGCACGACCTGCGCCAGACCTTCTTTCCGCCCAAGACGTTTCTCGGATACCGCTATGGAGCCGCCGCGATGCGCAGCCCCCTCATCACCCGCTGCCGCCGCCTGATCAGCCTGACCTGGGCCCTACTCACCCTGGCAACCACAATTGTTCGGCGTCTACTCCAATCGCCCATGCGGAGCCCCGTATGA
- a CDS encoding S26 family signal peptidase, whose amino-acid sequence MIVTLTPLTATRFAGSALPESCQGPALQHLLIPRVASWSMYPTLCKGDRLELAPAEPLHVGDLVVFRTPFGLVCHRLIARQEQILLTKGDANSGAPEPVMLRDVLGIVVAVVRGSTHVVTADLATLPPPPPWRRIIDHLGVTILDRSRRGAHRLMRLGLQHSWLGEFLASQTVRWASVERMTASPVQSLHEALGPDPTEPPSLQDGRPDPRMILRIRLGPIRLGTFHQTAERLDIRAILAGTRLEFTLREALRHQSGS is encoded by the coding sequence ATGATCGTCACCCTCACGCCGCTCACTGCAACCCGCTTTGCCGGCAGCGCACTCCCTGAGAGCTGCCAGGGACCGGCGTTGCAACATCTACTGATCCCTCGTGTGGCGTCTTGGAGCATGTATCCCACACTCTGCAAAGGCGATCGCCTTGAACTGGCTCCGGCTGAGCCACTCCATGTGGGTGACTTAGTGGTCTTCCGGACACCGTTCGGACTGGTCTGCCACAGACTCATTGCACGGCAAGAGCAGATCCTGCTCACAAAAGGCGATGCCAATTCCGGGGCTCCGGAACCGGTGATGCTCAGAGATGTGCTCGGCATCGTCGTCGCGGTGGTGCGTGGGTCGACCCACGTCGTCACGGCAGATCTGGCAACACTGCCCCCTCCGCCACCGTGGCGCCGCATCATCGACCACCTGGGCGTAACCATTCTGGATCGCAGTCGACGAGGAGCCCACCGCCTGATGCGGCTGGGGTTACAGCACTCCTGGCTCGGAGAGTTCTTGGCCAGCCAGACGGTCCGATGGGCCTCCGTTGAACGCATGACGGCAAGCCCGGTACAGTCGCTCCACGAGGCCCTTGGACCCGATCCAACGGAACCCCCATCACTTCAGGACGGTCGGCCCGATCCAAGGATGATTCTCAGAATTCGCCTTGGCCCGATCCGGCTGGGAACCTTTCACCAAACCGCTGAAAGACTGGACATTCGGGCCATCCTGGCCGGCACCAGGCTGGAGTTCACCCTCCGAGAGGCGCTGCGGCATCAGTCAGGCTCCTGA
- a CDS encoding sigma-70 family RNA polymerase sigma factor, which produces MDPSSQHAASNIDPKLLARVVKGDHQAFSQLYDQSSTLLYTMALRILGNRDEAAELLQDVYLEVWRKVSRYDVGRGTPVAWLVTLTRSRAIDRLRARASRGLNKSTESLDSSSASQIADRGPNPFDAQADQEIRTLVGGALAALPQAQQHALELAYYEGLSHAEIAARLNQPLGTVKTRIKLGMSKLRESLRRCWEQGEHV; this is translated from the coding sequence ATGGACCCCTCGTCGCAACACGCCGCCTCAAACATTGACCCAAAGCTGCTGGCCCGGGTGGTCAAGGGAGACCACCAGGCATTCAGTCAGCTCTACGATCAATCCAGTACGCTCTTGTATACGATGGCACTGCGCATTCTCGGCAATCGCGATGAAGCGGCTGAACTCCTCCAGGATGTCTACCTGGAGGTCTGGCGCAAAGTCTCACGCTACGATGTCGGACGGGGAACCCCTGTAGCCTGGCTGGTCACGCTGACGCGGAGCCGGGCCATCGATCGACTCCGGGCCCGGGCCTCCCGGGGCCTGAATAAGTCGACGGAATCCCTGGACAGCTCATCGGCCTCCCAGATCGCCGATCGAGGTCCCAACCCTTTTGACGCCCAAGCCGATCAGGAAATTCGAACTTTGGTGGGAGGCGCGCTGGCGGCGCTCCCGCAAGCCCAACAACATGCGCTGGAATTGGCCTACTACGAAGGGCTGTCCCACGCAGAAATCGCAGCCCGGCTGAATCAGCCGCTCGGAACCGTGAAGACCAGAATCAAGCTGGGCATGTCCAAGCTTCGGGAGTCGCTCCGGCGCTGTTGGGAACAGGGTGAACACGTATGA
- a CDS encoding anti-sigma factor, which yields MTHEELEEAVPLYAAGALERSERQALEAHLLSGCVSCHTALKEFQSVAAILPFGLSSAPAPRALKAKIMAARTPTAIAEDAQDKVDVKPSLEPGEWMNHLFPPESATAPRSFGWALSFAALAILSIGGYLAWTSYTQNVTGTAVVQQLQAASDDQTKKVAALQQQLDERERTIVQMKEELQQRTTDSTELKDQLIQREAELEDLKFQFAARGGVPPANREPEDELAALLRVPNAKAVSLNGSDMAKQASGMLVYDARTKKAWLYAMNLPECPNGTTYQLWAINDKPVSVGTFHMDSGETAHLLVSRVPEFSKTKKFAVSLEPSGGRPTPTGPIYLVSQS from the coding sequence ATGACCCACGAAGAACTCGAAGAAGCCGTCCCGCTGTATGCTGCCGGCGCGCTCGAACGCTCCGAGCGGCAGGCGCTCGAAGCCCATCTGCTCTCGGGTTGCGTCTCGTGCCATACGGCGCTCAAGGAGTTCCAGTCGGTAGCGGCCATTCTGCCGTTCGGATTGAGTTCGGCGCCGGCTCCGCGGGCCCTGAAAGCGAAAATCATGGCCGCGCGGACGCCGACCGCTATCGCCGAAGATGCTCAAGACAAAGTCGACGTGAAGCCAAGCCTGGAACCGGGCGAATGGATGAACCATCTCTTCCCTCCGGAATCCGCAACCGCGCCGAGATCGTTTGGGTGGGCCTTAAGCTTCGCCGCATTGGCCATTCTCTCCATCGGAGGCTACCTCGCGTGGACCTCCTACACGCAAAACGTCACCGGCACCGCCGTTGTCCAGCAGCTCCAAGCGGCTTCGGATGACCAGACGAAGAAGGTCGCCGCGCTCCAGCAGCAACTGGACGAGCGGGAACGCACGATCGTTCAAATGAAGGAAGAGTTGCAGCAACGCACAACCGACTCAACAGAACTGAAGGATCAGCTCATTCAACGCGAGGCGGAGCTCGAAGATCTGAAGTTCCAATTTGCTGCGCGCGGGGGAGTGCCGCCTGCCAACCGTGAACCGGAAGATGAGCTCGCCGCCCTACTCCGCGTTCCGAACGCAAAAGCCGTCTCACTCAATGGATCAGACATGGCCAAGCAAGCGTCCGGCATGCTCGTCTACGATGCCCGGACCAAGAAGGCCTGGCTCTACGCCATGAATCTTCCGGAATGCCCCAACGGCACCACGTATCAACTCTGGGCCATCAATGACAAGCCGGTCAGCGTGGGAACCTTCCATATGGACAGCGGTGAAACTGCGCATCTCCTGGTCAGCCGGGTCCCGGAATTCTCCAAGACCAAAAAGTTTGCCGTCAGCCTTGAGCCTTCAGGGGGCCGTCCCACGCCGACCGGTCCGATCTATCTGGTCAGCCAGTCGTAA
- the tadA gene encoding tRNA adenosine(34) deaminase TadA — translation MTIDPTQDETFMRMALDQAAQAPALGEVPIAALLVHAGQVLALAHNLRETRQDPTAHAEILVIQEAAEKLGTWRLIDCTLYVTLEPCPMCAGAIVQSRIARTVFGAWDPKAGACGSLMDIPAEPRLNHRVTVTGGLCEIESQALLREFFRQRRRETP, via the coding sequence ATGACGATCGACCCCACACAGGACGAAACATTCATGCGCATGGCGCTGGATCAGGCGGCGCAGGCTCCTGCACTAGGAGAAGTGCCAATTGCCGCGCTGCTGGTCCATGCCGGACAGGTGCTGGCGTTGGCCCATAATCTCCGTGAAACAAGGCAGGACCCGACGGCGCATGCGGAGATCCTGGTCATTCAAGAAGCGGCGGAAAAACTGGGGACCTGGCGGCTGATCGACTGCACACTCTATGTCACCCTGGAACCCTGTCCGATGTGCGCGGGCGCCATTGTCCAGTCACGCATCGCCAGGACTGTGTTCGGCGCCTGGGACCCCAAGGCCGGCGCCTGCGGCTCGCTGATGGATATTCCGGCGGAACCCCGGCTGAACCACCGGGTCACTGTGACGGGAGGGCTGTGCGAAATTGAAAGTCAGGCCTTACTGCGAGAGTTTTTTCGGCAACGACGCCGCGAGACGCCCTAA
- a CDS encoding 4'-phosphopantetheinyl transferase superfamily protein, whose product MNPRSVRMQASVSVEFSPIRDLFTAPVARCRSLPAATIDLWPLTLAGEGIEYDRCLDWLDQQERARAARFLRRQDRERYVLSHGGLRFILGLYLSLDPARIEFGSTPTGKPTLGGLRRESAILNFNLSHAHGNAMVAVAQGRDVGVDLEMIREDVEVLKLAERFFSDREHLLLQSTVSESRNSEFFHYWVAKEAVLKAEGVGLASLQACEIDWSNGSDRDGVPVRLAGQSQVPWVVKTLDCGPGWVGAVAAQGFDWAINPCATRNG is encoded by the coding sequence ATGAACCCACGATCGGTCAGGATGCAGGCGAGTGTCAGTGTGGAATTCTCCCCGATTCGAGACCTGTTTACGGCGCCTGTCGCACGCTGTCGGTCGCTTCCTGCCGCGACGATCGATCTCTGGCCACTGACTCTAGCCGGTGAGGGTATCGAGTACGATCGGTGTCTGGATTGGCTTGACCAACAGGAACGTGCAAGGGCTGCCAGATTTCTTCGACGGCAGGACCGCGAGCGGTATGTGCTGTCTCACGGAGGGTTGCGGTTCATCTTAGGGCTCTATCTCAGCCTCGACCCGGCCCGCATCGAGTTCGGTTCGACTCCCACTGGAAAGCCGACATTAGGAGGTCTCCGGCGGGAGAGTGCGATATTGAACTTCAATCTCTCGCATGCGCATGGGAACGCCATGGTCGCGGTCGCGCAGGGTCGAGATGTTGGGGTAGATCTGGAAATGATCAGGGAGGACGTAGAAGTGCTCAAGCTGGCTGAGCGATTCTTCTCCGACCGCGAGCACCTGCTCTTGCAATCCACTGTATCCGAATCACGCAATTCGGAGTTCTTTCACTACTGGGTTGCGAAAGAAGCAGTTCTGAAAGCCGAAGGGGTAGGATTAGCCTCGCTGCAGGCTTGTGAAATCGACTGGTCAAACGGATCGGATCGCGACGGAGTGCCCGTGCGACTCGCAGGACAGTCACAAGTACCCTGGGTCGTGAAGACCCTGGATTGCGGACCCGGATGGGTCGGTGCGGTTGCAGCGCAAGGATTCGATTGGGCGATCAATCCCTGCGCAACACGCAACGGATGA
- a CDS encoding cyclic peptide export ABC transporter — protein sequence MNIRLPGFVSFLFQRSRSVMAAMVSVGVVSGLCSAGVLALINRVLQQRHDQEALLAFGFVAVVAGKLATQIVSQLTLARFAQDTTLDLSLTLCEKILKSPYRRTEAYGHANILVTLTDDVSMLAWSIQCLPQLAMNVAIVLGCGVYLLWLSWPTFLLVVTATLLGAWGYHWLHTRAFSTIYSSREARAQLFRHFRSLTEGIKELTLHRQRRKEFIDQELHGAADLYRRTSIDASRQYAIAEAWSHFAFYSMIGIILFVFPLMFPLSTESLIGYVVVLLYMMSPIWGIIGTLPTVERGQVAFENIQRLGVSLDTPAESRHNVVPLVTAGKMESLTLESVTFQYATDSRGNDPFSLGPISLKLCPGELSFVIGGNGSGKSTFVKLLAGLYVPHSGEVSLNRILISDANRDWYREHFSVVFSDFHLFEKLLGIEEERIRTSAAAYLSSLQLDHKVEVRERKFSTIDLSQGQRKRLALLTAYLEDRPVYVFDEWAADQDPQYKDVFYMKLLPELRARGKSVVVITHDDRYFHLGDRVIKLENGKVVSS from the coding sequence ATGAACATCCGCCTCCCAGGGTTCGTCTCGTTTCTGTTCCAGCGCTCACGTTCCGTGATGGCCGCCATGGTCAGTGTGGGTGTGGTGTCCGGACTCTGTAGCGCGGGCGTGCTGGCCTTGATCAATCGAGTCCTGCAACAGCGGCATGATCAGGAAGCTCTCCTGGCGTTCGGGTTTGTCGCAGTCGTTGCAGGGAAGCTCGCCACTCAGATTGTGTCGCAATTGACCCTGGCGCGCTTTGCTCAAGACACGACCCTCGACCTCTCCCTGACGCTCTGTGAGAAGATTCTCAAATCTCCGTATCGACGCACTGAGGCGTACGGTCATGCGAATATTCTGGTCACCCTGACTGACGACGTGAGCATGCTTGCGTGGTCGATCCAATGTTTGCCGCAATTGGCGATGAATGTGGCTATTGTCCTCGGGTGCGGGGTCTATCTTCTCTGGTTGTCTTGGCCGACGTTTCTGCTCGTCGTGACGGCCACATTGCTGGGGGCGTGGGGATATCATTGGTTGCATACCAGGGCCTTTTCGACCATCTACTCATCCCGTGAGGCCAGAGCTCAGCTATTCAGACATTTCCGGTCTTTGACGGAAGGGATCAAGGAGTTGACCCTTCACAGGCAAAGGCGCAAAGAGTTTATTGATCAGGAGCTCCACGGAGCGGCCGATCTGTACCGGCGAACCAGTATCGATGCCTCCAGACAATATGCGATTGCCGAGGCCTGGTCCCATTTCGCCTTTTATTCCATGATTGGCATTATCCTGTTTGTATTTCCCTTGATGTTTCCGCTTTCGACGGAGTCATTGATCGGGTATGTCGTGGTATTGCTGTATATGATGTCTCCCATTTGGGGGATTATCGGCACCCTGCCGACGGTTGAACGCGGACAGGTCGCGTTTGAGAATATTCAAAGATTGGGCGTGTCCTTGGACACACCCGCTGAGAGCCGCCACAACGTCGTTCCACTGGTGACGGCAGGAAAGATGGAGTCCCTGACATTAGAGTCAGTCACGTTTCAATATGCGACAGACAGTCGGGGCAACGACCCATTTTCACTCGGTCCCATCAGCCTGAAGCTGTGTCCCGGGGAATTGTCGTTTGTGATCGGGGGAAATGGCAGCGGGAAGTCGACGTTCGTCAAACTGCTTGCCGGCTTGTATGTTCCGCACTCGGGCGAGGTGTCCTTAAATAGGATCTTGATCTCGGATGCCAACCGCGACTGGTACCGCGAGCATTTCTCGGTGGTGTTTTCTGATTTTCACTTATTTGAGAAACTGTTAGGCATTGAAGAAGAGCGAATTCGGACATCGGCGGCCGCGTATCTCTCCAGCTTGCAGCTTGACCACAAGGTGGAGGTGAGAGAGCGCAAATTCTCGACAATCGATTTATCCCAGGGCCAGCGAAAACGCCTGGCTCTGCTGACGGCCTATCTGGAAGACCGGCCGGTGTATGTGTTCGATGAGTGGGCGGCCGATCAGGATCCGCAGTACAAGGACGTCTTTTATATGAAGCTATTGCCGGAACTTCGTGCGAGAGGGAAGAGTGTGGTGGTCATTACGCATGATGACCGGTATTTCCATCTCGGCGATCGGGTCATTAAGCTGGAGAACGGGAAAGTCGTCTCCTCCTGA